The following proteins are encoded in a genomic region of Gouania willdenowi chromosome 6, fGouWil2.1, whole genome shotgun sequence:
- the sypl1 gene encoding synaptophysin-like protein 1 yields the protein MMTGFRLNLSPLKEPLGFVKLVEWLTAVFAFGTCGGFSGRNVVSVFCGDHNETLNADFFYPFRLSHVPLVEGNTTLCNNSISTTHMMGDSSSSAQFFVGVGIVCFLYCMAAMLVYLGYMHVYKNSDFGPIFDFLSTSILVFLWLVCSSAWAKGLQIVKDATDTDGISGTLALCRGTNITCEVTDYANMRTLNISVVFGYLNMFVWAGNAWFVYKETRWHSQKLSSSPGPSRQQAPAPI from the exons ATGATGACCGGATTTAGGCTGAATTTGTCTCCTCTGAAGGAACCGCTGGGCTTCGTTAAACTGGTGGAATGG cTCACAGCCGTCTTTGCCTTTGGAACGTGTGGTGGCTTCTCAGGCAGGaatgttgtttctgttttttgtggcGACCACAATGAAACTCTGAATGCTGACTTCTTTTACCCGTTCAG GTTGAGCCACGTCCCGCTGGTAGAAGGAAACACAACACTGTGTAACAACTCTATCTCTACCACACACATGATGGGGGACTCGTCATCCTCGGCACAGTTCTTTGTGGGGGTTGGAATCGTCTGCTTCCTCTACTGCATGGCGGCCATGTTGGTATACCTGGGCTACATGCACGTCTACAAAAACTCTGACTTTGGACCCATTTTT GATTTCTTGAGCACATCTATCCTGGTCTTCCTGTGGCTGGTGTGTTCGTCTGCCTGGGCCAAAGGTTTGCAGATTGTAAAAGATGCTACAGACACTGATGGTATCAGTGGAACGTTGGCCCTCTGCAGAGGCACCAACATCACCTGTGAGGTCACAGACTATGCAAACATGCGGACCCTGAATATTTCTGTG GTGTTTGGTTACCTCAACATGTTTGTGTGGGCCGGAAACGCCTGGTTCGTCTACAAAGAGACTCGTTGGCACTCTCAGAAACTCTCCTCCTCACCTGGTCCTTCAAGACAACAAGCCCCAGCACCTATCTAA
- the nampt1 gene encoding LOW QUALITY PROTEIN: nicotinamide phosphoribosyltransferase (The sequence of the model RefSeq protein was modified relative to this genomic sequence to represent the inferred CDS: inserted 3 bases in 3 codons; deleted 4 bases in 4 codons; substituted 1 base at 1 genomic stop codon): protein MEHRGADFNLLLATDSYKVTHYKQYPPNTSKVYSYFECREKRTDPTKSRKVKYDKTVFYGLQYILHKYLKGKVVTPEKIQEAKEVYREHFQDDVFNEKGWTYILEKYDGHLPIEIKAVPEGSVIPRGNXLFTVESTDPECYWLTNWVETILVQIWYPXTVATNSREQKKILAKYLQETSGNLKGLEYKLNDFGYRGVSSQETAGIGASAHLVNFKGTDTVXGISVIKKYYGTKDPVPGYSVPAAEHSTITAWGKDHEKDAFEHIIKQFPNVPVSIVSDSYDIYNACEKIWGEDLRGLIETRSSDAPLVVRPDSGNPLDTVLKVLEILGKKFSAEENSQGFKVLPPYIRVIQGDGVDINTLQEIVEGMKEHRWSIENIAFGSGGALLQKLTRDLLNCSFKCSYVVTNGLGVRSSSSRKXMFKDPVADPNKRSKKGRLSLHRTQSGDFVTLEEGKGEMEEYGVDLLHTVFQNGKIVKTYTFDEIRDNAKVKESEIQELH, encoded by the exons ATGGAGCACAGAGGAGCCGACTTCAACCTTCTGTTAGCCACCGATTCCTACAAG GTAACGCACTACAAACAGTATCCCCCCAACACGAGTAAAGTCTACTCCTACTTTGAGTGTCGTGAGAAAAGGACCGATCCcacaaaaagcagaaaagtcaaATATGATAAAACTGTTTTCTACGGCCTGCAGTACATCCTCCACAAATACCTGAAAG GAAAAGTCGTGACTCCAGAGAAGATTCAGGAGGCAAAGGAGGTTTACAGAGAACACTTCCAGGATGATGTTTTTAACGAGAAAGGCTGGACGtacattttggag AAGTACGACGGACACCTGCCTATTGAAATCAAGGCTGTGCCAGAAGGGAGCGTCATACCTCGAGGCA GTTTGTTCACAGTGGAGAGCACAGACCCAGAATGCTACTGGCTCACCAACTGGGTGGAG ACCATCTTAGTCCAGATCTGGTATC TCACTGTTGCAACAAACTCAAGAGAGCAAAAGAAGATCCTGGCCAAGTACCTCCAAGAG ACTTCTGGGAACCTGAAGGGACTGGAGTATAAACTG AACGACTTTGGCTATAGG GGCGTGTCCTCGCAAGAG ACTGCTGGTATCGGT GCTTCTGCACATCTGGTCAACTTCAAGGGCACCGACACGG GTGGCATCAGCGTCATTAAGAAATATTACGGCACCAAAGACCCCGTGCCTGGATATTCTGTGCCTGCTGCTGagcacag CACCATCACAGCGTGGGGCAAAGACCATGAAAAAGATGCTTTCGAGCACATCATCAAGCAATTCCCCAATGTGCCCGTGTCCATAGTCAGCGACAGCTACGACATCTACAACGCCTGTGAGAAGATCTGGGGAGAAGACCTGAGAGGGTTGATAGAGACTCGCAGCAGCGATGCTCCGCTGGTGGTCCGACCTGACTCTGGAAACCCATTGGACACGGTTTTAAAG gTGCTGGAGATTCTGGGTAAAAAGTTTTCAGCAGAAGAAAACTCCCAAGGTTTCAAGGTTCTTCCTCCTTACATCAGAGTTATTCAAGGAGATGGAGTGGATATCAACACACTGCAAGAG ATTGTGGAGGGTATGAAGGAACACAGATGGTCCATTGAGAACATTGCATTTGGATCAGGTGGAGCTCTGCTGCAGAAACTCACCAGAGATCTGCTGAACTGCTCCTTCAAATGCAGCTACGTGGTCACCAATGGACTCGGGgtgagaagcagcagcagcaggaa GTGAATGTTCAAAGACCCGGTGGCTGATCCCAACAAGAGGTCTAAGAAGGGCCGCCTCTCTCTGCACCGGACTCAGAGTGGAGACTTTGTCACCCTGGAGGAGGGCAAGGGGGAGATGGAAGAGTACGGGGTG GACTTGTTGCACACAGTCTTTCAGAACGGGAAGATAGTGAAGACGTACACGTTTGATGAAATCAGAGACAATGCCAAGGTCAAAGAGAGTGAGATCCAAGAGCTGCACTGA